Proteins encoded in a region of the Solanum stenotomum isolate F172 unplaced genomic scaffold, ASM1918654v1 scaffold3665, whole genome shotgun sequence genome:
- the LOC125852536 gene encoding uncharacterized protein LOC125852536: MLLQITFQAKATQTDLEKENTVGKIFNAMTLLCTKVDSLDREIQKMKSQQHDGKYAELSRSEDLKTPELEVDDGKHRQTQTNNLLHAATGSTSSTKQEKRYVNTNMNKIFEKPFVPRNQNPLFVPPQINTYKDSLGQDKKIYNHITRAYIENIHKIQTFLNKNPRSKTTQNPHEDYITQTLQGYNKIIALPKTNANLVATCYNYGLLNTLYTQTGEEIATIPELQKAFMHYKRITKGTLSYIKLYSASAEKLYDEIKPIIQIIKIGLTREMIIPENIEEQDEIQKVEIPAFYAGKRIIEIAIILNELTSNYLNRNSIWSSYSREKTMIYANCREIRVADMEEVRQWALSLLKPEQQPTTRAIRKNFISSEIMTRYCKTIGHKYPAHQCSKCQGEDNVIPDI; the protein is encoded by the coding sequence atgttattgcagattacatTTCAAGCCAAAGCTACACAAACGGatctagaaaaagaaaatactgTTGGAAAAATATTCAATGCTATGACATTACTTTGTACAAAAGTAGATAGCCTAGACAGAGAGatccaaaaaatgaaaagccAACAGCATGACGGAAAATATGCGGAGCTAAGTAGATCGGAAGACTTGAAAACTCCAGAGCTAGAAGTTGACGATGGGAAACACCGACAAACCCAAACTAATAATTTGTTACATGCAGCTACAGGGAGCACATCATctacaaaacaagaaaaaagatatGTTAATACAAATATGAACAAGATATTTGAGAAACCATTTGTACCCAGAAATCAAAACCCCTTATTTGTACCTCCACAAATAAATACCTACAAAGACAGCTTAGGACAGGACAAGAAAATCTATAATCACATAACCAGAGCCTATATAGAAAACATTCACAAAATACAAACCTTTTTAAACAAAAACCCCAGATCTAAAACTACCCAAAATCCACACGAAGATTATATTACCCAAACTCTACAAggatacaataaaataattgcGTTACCTAAGACAAATGCAAATCTAGTGGCAACTTGTTATAACTATGGATTACTGAACACACTATACACCCAGACAGGAGAAGAAATAGCTACAATACCGGAACTACAAAAAGCATTCATGCACTACAAAAGAATAACTAAGGGAACCCTttcttatataaaattatattcagCATCAGCCGAGAAactttatgatgaaattaagcCAATCatacaaattataaaaattggaTTAACTAGAGAAATGATCATACCAGAAAATATAGAAGAACAAGACGAAATACAAAAAGTGGAGATACCAGCATTCTATGCAGGAAAACGAATAATTGAAATAGCTATTATCTTAAATGAGTTAACATCTAATTATTTAAACAGAAATTCGATATGGAGTTCTTATTCAAGAGAGAAAACAATGATATATGCAAATTGTCGAGAAATCAGAGTAGCAGATATGGAAGAAGTCAGGCAATGGGCACTAAGTCTACTAAAACCTGAGCAACAGCCAACTACAAGAGCTATAAGAAAGAACTTTATCTCATCAGAAATAATGACAAGATATTGTAAAACTATTGGACACAAATATCCGGCTCATCAATGTTCTAAATGCCAAGGAGAAGATAATGTAATCCCAGACATATAG